In Maridesulfovibrio sp., the following proteins share a genomic window:
- the ispG gene encoding flavodoxin-dependent (E)-4-hydroxy-3-methylbut-2-enyl-diphosphate synthase, whose product MINRKKTRELFIGDVGIGGDNPIRVQSMCNTDTRDALSTRAQIDALAEAGCEIVRVAVPDAEAAKALPQIRKGSPVPLVADIHFDYRLALAALEAGIDALRINPGNIGGEDKVDTVVAAAKERNVPIRIGVNGGSLDKSLLAKYGGPTPEAMVESALQHVALLEKRNFYNTKISLKSSSVLNTIAAYKLLSEKVDYPQHVGITEAGTLVRGAVKSSVGLGILFWEGLGDTMRVSLTHDPVAEVGVAWEILRSLGLRERGPEIVSCPTCGRTEIDLIGLAQKVEDNLRGVKESFTVAVMGCVVNGPGEAREADIGIAGGRGLGIIFRKGEVIRKVKGDENLLPEFMKEIEIFLKEKRGQ is encoded by the coding sequence ATGATTAATAGAAAAAAGACCCGTGAGCTGTTCATCGGGGATGTGGGTATTGGCGGGGACAATCCGATCAGGGTTCAGTCCATGTGCAATACCGACACCCGCGATGCTCTTTCCACCCGTGCTCAGATCGACGCTCTGGCAGAGGCCGGATGTGAGATTGTACGCGTTGCCGTGCCGGACGCAGAGGCAGCCAAAGCCCTGCCGCAGATTCGTAAAGGTTCCCCGGTTCCGCTGGTGGCCGATATCCATTTTGATTATCGCCTTGCTCTCGCAGCTCTGGAAGCTGGTATTGACGCCCTGCGCATCAACCCCGGTAACATCGGCGGTGAGGATAAGGTCGATACTGTGGTCGCAGCAGCCAAGGAACGCAATGTCCCTATCCGCATCGGCGTGAACGGCGGTTCGCTGGACAAATCACTGCTTGCCAAGTATGGCGGTCCGACCCCGGAAGCAATGGTCGAAAGTGCTTTGCAACACGTGGCTCTGCTGGAAAAAAGGAATTTCTATAACACCAAGATTTCACTTAAATCTTCATCGGTGCTGAACACCATTGCCGCTTACAAACTGCTTTCCGAGAAAGTGGATTACCCTCAGCACGTCGGCATCACCGAGGCCGGGACTCTGGTTCGCGGCGCGGTAAAATCTTCTGTGGGGTTGGGTATCCTGTTCTGGGAAGGACTTGGCGACACCATGCGCGTTTCGCTGACCCATGACCCGGTGGCGGAAGTCGGTGTTGCATGGGAAATCCTGCGTTCATTGGGACTTCGTGAACGCGGCCCCGAAATTGTTTCCTGCCCGACCTGCGGCCGTACTGAAATCGACTTAATTGGGCTGGCCCAGAAAGTGGAAGACAATTTGCGCGGCGTGAAGGAAAGCTTCACCGTTGCGGTCATGGGCTGTGTTGTAAACGGTCCCGGAGAAGCCCGCGAAGCCGACATCGGCATTGCCGGGGGCCGGGGACTTGGTATCATTTTCCGCAAGGGCGAAGTTATCCGCAAAGTCAAGGGTGACGAGAACCTGCTGCCAGAATTTATGAAAGAAATTGAAATATTCCTGAAAGAAAAGAGAGGACAATAA
- a CDS encoding proline--tRNA ligase, with the protein MRLSRFYIPTLKEDPSEAEVVSHKLLMRAGMIRKLTSGIYSYLPLGLKSVNKVAAIVREEMNRAGALEVLLPMVQPGDLWQETGRWDYYGKELLRVKDRHGRDYCLGPTHEEVITDLVRGEVKSYKQLPLNLYQIQTKFRDEIRPRFGLMRGREFIMKDAYSFDKDEAGAEESYRGMFEAYKKAFARIGLNFRPVQADSGAIGGDFSHEFHVLAETGEDTIAVCKDEKCGYAANLEKAKIAAPAGESMLKAECPAIEEVATPGKHTVEEVCEFLGVSQDKLVKTLLFTVDGEPVAALVRGDRELNDVKLRNLVGGNEIEMASEEQVKEWTGAPVGFAGPVGLKIERIFADHELLSATDWIAGANKGDTHIRHLSLGRDCKIEQFADLRVITEADPCPECGAAIEFTKGIEVGHVFKLGSKYSKSMEATFLDENGKSQPMVMGCYGIGVSRIVASAIEQNNDENGAIFPPTIAPFELCVISLGGKDAAVNEKAEELYNELMEMGIDAAYDDRSERPGVKFADADLIGYPMQLVIGGKGLKNGIVEAKNRKTGEKIELPLEGFTEAFKAWRAEIWQSWGLESK; encoded by the coding sequence ATGCGTTTAAGCCGTTTCTATATTCCCACTTTGAAAGAAGACCCTTCCGAAGCGGAAGTAGTCTCCCATAAACTGCTCATGCGTGCGGGTATGATCCGCAAGCTGACCAGCGGTATTTACAGCTATCTGCCGCTGGGCCTTAAATCCGTAAACAAGGTTGCCGCCATCGTTCGTGAAGAAATGAACCGTGCTGGGGCATTAGAAGTGCTTCTGCCCATGGTTCAGCCCGGCGACCTCTGGCAGGAGACAGGGCGTTGGGATTACTACGGCAAGGAACTGCTGCGCGTTAAAGACCGTCATGGTCGTGATTACTGCCTCGGACCTACTCACGAAGAAGTTATTACCGACCTTGTGCGCGGTGAAGTAAAATCCTACAAGCAGCTCCCGCTGAACCTTTACCAGATTCAGACCAAATTCCGTGACGAAATTCGTCCTCGCTTCGGCCTGATGCGTGGTCGTGAATTTATCATGAAAGATGCTTACTCTTTTGATAAAGACGAAGCCGGCGCAGAAGAGTCCTATCGCGGAATGTTCGAAGCATATAAAAAAGCTTTCGCCCGCATCGGCCTGAACTTCCGCCCTGTACAGGCTGATTCCGGTGCTATCGGCGGTGATTTCTCCCATGAATTTCACGTGCTGGCTGAGACCGGTGAAGATACCATCGCAGTCTGCAAAGACGAAAAATGCGGTTATGCAGCGAACCTCGAAAAAGCGAAGATTGCAGCGCCTGCTGGTGAATCCATGCTTAAAGCCGAGTGTCCCGCCATTGAAGAAGTTGCTACGCCCGGTAAGCATACTGTGGAAGAAGTCTGCGAATTCCTCGGTGTAAGTCAGGACAAGCTGGTTAAGACTCTGCTTTTCACCGTTGACGGTGAGCCTGTTGCTGCACTGGTGCGCGGTGACCGCGAACTGAACGACGTAAAGCTGCGCAACCTTGTCGGCGGAAATGAGATCGAAATGGCAAGCGAAGAGCAGGTCAAGGAATGGACCGGCGCTCCTGTCGGTTTTGCCGGACCTGTGGGTCTCAAGATTGAGCGTATTTTTGCTGACCATGAGCTGCTTTCCGCAACCGATTGGATTGCCGGTGCCAATAAGGGCGATACCCATATCAGACACCTTTCCCTCGGCCGCGACTGCAAGATCGAACAGTTTGCTGACCTGCGTGTGATTACCGAAGCTGACCCCTGCCCCGAGTGCGGCGCAGCTATCGAGTTCACCAAGGGTATTGAAGTTGGACACGTTTTCAAACTTGGTTCCAAATACTCCAAGTCCATGGAAGCTACTTTCCTTGATGAAAACGGCAAAAGCCAGCCGATGGTTATGGGTTGCTACGGTATTGGTGTTTCCCGTATTGTTGCTTCCGCCATTGAGCAGAACAACGACGAGAACGGTGCCATCTTCCCGCCGACCATCGCGCCTTTTGAACTCTGCGTAATCTCCCTTGGCGGTAAGGACGCGGCAGTTAACGAAAAGGCCGAAGAGCTTTATAACGAATTGATGGAGATGGGAATCGACGCAGCTTACGATGATCGTAGTGAGCGGCCGGGCGTAAAATTTGCCGATGCCGATCTGATCGGTTACCCTATGCAGCTGGTTATCGGCGGCAAGGGACTCAAGAACGGTATTGTGGAAGCTAAGAACCGCAAGACCGGTGAAAAGATCGAACTGCCCCTTGAAGGTTTTACTGAAGCTTTTAAAGCATGGCGTGCTGAAATATGGCAGTCCTGGGGATTGGAATCTAAGTAA
- the xseA gene encoding exodeoxyribonuclease VII large subunit: MKIFSVTDITRAVKDVLETEFPFIWVRGQVTNLARPASGHIYFTLTDGDAGLSVVWFKGNQRTGVGDGEETINPLTGEIESGSPLELEDGMEILCAGHMNVYPPRGVYQLVAELVQEQGVGDLKLAFEAMKRKLAEKGYFDDDRKMEIPRSPKRVAVVTAPTGAAVRDFLKIAEVRGTGAEIRIYPTLVQGDLAPGQIAQALDAVGEDGWAEVAVLIRGGGSLEDLWAFNTEQVADALFRSTVPVVCGVGHEVDVSIADYVADKRVATPSHAAQELWPRREILMQSVDELDFALKRSFENFLHIRESSLGNLQKGLSWLSPAQRIERLLTSFDEEWARLDRVVAKFVEAKSDTVEILLRRLSFAFGEERIMRMEQEFSGLESRFARAADSFFKDKRSEFENVATSLRMLDPESPLERGYSLVTVEKSGAFLRSPGEVADGDSIRVRVKSGEIRARVTSE; encoded by the coding sequence ATGAAAATATTCTCAGTAACTGACATTACCCGAGCTGTTAAAGATGTTCTGGAAACAGAATTTCCTTTTATATGGGTGCGGGGTCAGGTTACAAATTTAGCCCGGCCTGCATCCGGGCATATTTATTTTACGCTCACCGACGGTGACGCGGGACTCTCCGTGGTCTGGTTCAAAGGCAACCAGCGCACCGGCGTAGGGGACGGCGAAGAAACAATAAATCCGCTAACCGGAGAGATTGAGTCCGGCAGTCCGCTTGAGCTTGAAGACGGTATGGAGATTCTCTGCGCCGGACACATGAATGTATACCCGCCGCGCGGGGTGTACCAGCTTGTAGCAGAGCTGGTACAGGAGCAGGGCGTCGGTGATTTGAAGCTGGCCTTCGAGGCCATGAAGCGAAAGCTTGCCGAGAAAGGCTACTTTGATGATGACCGCAAAATGGAAATTCCCCGTTCCCCGAAAAGGGTTGCGGTAGTTACCGCTCCTACGGGAGCGGCAGTGCGGGACTTCCTGAAGATAGCTGAAGTCCGCGGAACCGGAGCTGAAATACGAATTTACCCGACTTTGGTTCAGGGTGATCTTGCTCCGGGCCAGATCGCGCAGGCTCTTGATGCTGTGGGCGAAGACGGATGGGCTGAGGTCGCCGTACTGATTCGAGGCGGAGGTTCACTGGAAGACTTGTGGGCCTTTAATACCGAGCAGGTGGCTGATGCACTGTTTCGTTCCACTGTTCCGGTGGTCTGTGGTGTAGGGCATGAGGTTGATGTTTCCATTGCAGACTACGTTGCTGATAAGCGGGTGGCCACACCCAGCCATGCTGCGCAGGAACTCTGGCCCCGGCGTGAAATATTGATGCAGAGTGTCGATGAACTTGATTTCGCTTTGAAACGAAGCTTTGAAAATTTTTTACATATACGCGAATCCAGTCTGGGAAATTTGCAGAAAGGATTGAGCTGGCTTTCTCCGGCGCAACGTATTGAACGGCTGCTGACTTCATTTGATGAGGAATGGGCGCGCCTGGACCGTGTTGTTGCCAAGTTTGTTGAAGCTAAAAGCGATACAGTTGAGATTCTTTTGCGACGGTTATCCTTTGCCTTTGGTGAAGAGAGGATAATGCGTATGGAACAGGAATTTTCCGGACTGGAAAGCAGGTTTGCGCGTGCTGCTGATTCCTTTTTTAAAGATAAAAGGTCCGAATTTGAAAATGTGGCCACATCATTGCGTATGCTGGACCCGGAAAGTCCGCTGGAACGGGGATATTCACTCGTCACAGTGGAAAAGAGCGGTGCTTTCCTGCGCAGTCCGGGTGAAGTTGCAGATGGTGATTCCATCAGGGTGCGGGTGAAATCCGGCGAAATCCGGGCAAGAGTTACATCTGAATAA
- a CDS encoding M23 family metallopeptidase yields MNRNRQFRIAFLTLLILLVCASSAFASVYLAYPKKVGLGEPFMVRVTSDKPFSSVEINWKGKSVNPEIRNWKGRSVALAMLGTDVLSDKPGRDKIVIKTVSNGEERNFGRTVRIQKKKYKIQRLTLPEKMVTPPKEVYEKIARDRKEVNAAKATMSAERKWYVPFNRPTKGAQSSPYGAQRILNGKPKNPHRGLDFRGAKGTSVKAMADGKVVLVGNHYYAGNSIYVDHGNGVVTMYFHLSRIDVKEGDMVERGQLLGGIGSTGRVTGPHLHLSVSVQGKLVDPNYLMHKTTDQLLGIK; encoded by the coding sequence ATGAACCGAAATAGACAATTCCGAATCGCTTTTTTGACCCTGCTGATACTTTTAGTTTGCGCATCCTCAGCGTTTGCTTCGGTCTATCTGGCCTATCCCAAGAAAGTAGGCCTCGGAGAGCCTTTTATGGTCAGGGTAACTTCCGATAAGCCTTTTTCATCTGTGGAGATTAACTGGAAGGGCAAAAGTGTCAACCCTGAGATCAGGAATTGGAAAGGCCGTTCTGTCGCGCTGGCAATGTTAGGTACAGATGTGCTTTCTGATAAACCCGGACGCGATAAGATCGTGATTAAAACTGTTTCCAACGGGGAAGAGCGAAACTTCGGCCGGACGGTCAGGATTCAGAAAAAAAAGTATAAAATTCAGCGCCTGACTCTGCCCGAGAAAATGGTTACTCCGCCGAAGGAGGTCTATGAAAAGATCGCGCGGGACCGTAAAGAGGTAAACGCAGCCAAGGCAACCATGAGTGCGGAACGAAAATGGTATGTTCCTTTTAACCGTCCTACTAAGGGGGCGCAGTCCAGTCCTTACGGAGCGCAGCGAATCTTGAACGGAAAGCCGAAGAACCCGCACCGTGGTCTAGATTTTAGGGGTGCGAAAGGAACTTCCGTTAAGGCCATGGCCGACGGAAAAGTTGTCCTTGTCGGTAATCACTATTACGCCGGTAATTCAATTTATGTTGACCACGGCAACGGAGTGGTCACTATGTATTTCCATCTTTCCCGGATAGATGTTAAGGAAGGCGACATGGTTGAGCGTGGTCAGCTTCTCGGAGGCATCGGCTCGACCGGAAGGGTGACCGGACCGCACCTGCACCTGAGTGTATCTGTACAGGGCAAACTGGTTGACCCTAACTACTTAATGCACAAAACAACTGATCAACTGCTTGGTATCAAATAG
- a CDS encoding exodeoxyribonuclease VII small subunit produces the protein MADKTFEERLDRLKAIVASLEKGDLPLEEGVALFKEGQTLSKECAIQLEKARNEVKIVTGDEVEDFDVDTEEDTADDC, from the coding sequence ATGGCTGATAAAACATTTGAAGAACGTCTGGACCGCTTGAAGGCGATAGTTGCATCACTTGAAAAAGGTGATTTGCCTCTCGAGGAAGGAGTGGCTCTCTTTAAAGAAGGGCAGACTCTTTCAAAGGAATGCGCCATACAGCTGGAAAAGGCCCGCAACGAAGTAAAAATAGTTACTGGCGACGAAGTTGAAGACTTTGACGTTGATACAGAAGAGGATACAGCTGATGACTGTTAA
- a CDS encoding farnesyl diphosphate synthase, which produces MTVKEKLAVHAADVEKYLGGCLKDKGIPENLLESMEYSLMAGGKRLRPVLVLVWAKMLGAGKEAVMPFAASLEMIHTYSLIHDDLPAMDDDDLRRGKPSNHKQFDEATAILAGDGLLTEAFGFMAKADAPAEYVIEAISLMAQSAGSAGMVGGQVVDMSYTGREGVTLDELKIMHSMKTGALILSACKSGAILAKGAEATEDDVRRAEEYGRLIGVAFQIVDDVLDVVGDEATLGKPVGSDIEQGKSTYPSLIGLEESKELARKYVDEAIELLSPYSGEEAEFLTELARYIVDRVC; this is translated from the coding sequence ATGACTGTTAAAGAAAAACTCGCAGTACATGCTGCGGATGTTGAAAAATATCTGGGTGGATGTCTTAAGGATAAGGGGATTCCAGAAAATCTTCTTGAATCCATGGAATACAGCCTGATGGCTGGAGGTAAGCGCCTTCGCCCTGTGCTGGTTCTGGTCTGGGCCAAGATGCTCGGAGCGGGCAAAGAAGCGGTTATGCCATTTGCTGCAAGCCTTGAGATGATTCATACTTATTCGCTGATTCATGATGATCTTCCGGCTATGGATGATGATGATCTGCGCCGCGGTAAGCCCTCAAACCATAAGCAGTTTGACGAAGCTACCGCTATCCTTGCCGGTGACGGGCTGCTTACCGAAGCTTTCGGTTTCATGGCCAAGGCTGATGCTCCTGCCGAGTATGTTATTGAAGCGATATCCCTTATGGCTCAATCTGCTGGCAGCGCAGGCATGGTCGGCGGTCAGGTCGTTGATATGAGTTACACCGGCCGAGAAGGTGTTACCCTTGACGAGCTTAAAATTATGCACTCCATGAAAACCGGGGCCCTCATTCTTTCTGCTTGTAAATCAGGCGCAATTCTGGCTAAAGGAGCAGAGGCGACTGAAGATGATGTCAGAAGGGCGGAGGAATATGGACGGCTCATCGGCGTAGCATTTCAGATAGTGGATGATGTGCTGGATGTTGTCGGCGATGAAGCTACCCTGGGTAAACCTGTAGGCAGTGACATCGAACAGGGTAAATCTACTTACCCCAGCCTGATCGGACTTGAAGAAAGTAAAGAGCTGGCCCGTAAATACGTTGATGAGGCCATAGAGCTGCTTTCGCCTTATTCAGGTGAAGAGGCCGAGTTCCTCACCGAACTGGCCCGTTACATAGTAGACCGGGTTTGCTAG